Below is a genomic region from Papio anubis isolate 15944 chromosome 14, Panubis1.0, whole genome shotgun sequence.
CCCCCTGCCACCCTCCACCGGCCACCCTCAGGCCTCAGCTCATCACCACCTCTCTTGGCCACTTTCAAGCAGAGGCTCCTGGCTGCCCACTCCAGTGTCCCCCAACCTGGATCATCTCAGCAGGCTCCTCCCCATCAGTGACAATCTCCACCTGGGCCTTGCCCTGTCGCTCACTGTCCCGGATGGCCAGGGCCAGGTCTCTCGCCTTGTTGCGTTCCAGGATATTGGACTTTCCACCACACCAGGCGAAGATGTTCTGCAGGGAAGCAGGAAAGCCCAGGTCAGAGCCAGGTGCCTGTATCCTGCTCCCCGGTTCAGAGAAGGGCCCAcagctctccctctctcctctctgaactgtccctgaggcaggacaatcaggAAGGCAGAGCAAAGCACAGAGGGCTCTCTGAGAATGCCCACGACCACCCTCTGCACCTGTTTCTCTGCCCACCTGccatctgtcttccttccttttttttcaagacagggtctcactctgtcatctaggctggagtgcaaagacatgatcactgcagcctggacatcaCAGGCTCATGCAATCCTTGCACGTTAGcttctaagcagctgggactataggcacgtgccaccatgcctggctaatttcttaattttttgtagaaatggggtcccactatattgcccaggctggttacaaactgctgggctcaagcctctttctttttctttttttttttgagatggagtttcactcttgttgcccaggctggagtgcaatggtacaatctcagctcaccgcaacctccgcctcctgggttcaagagattctcctgtctcagcctgccgagtagctgggattacaagcatgtgccaccatgcccggctaattttgtatttttagtagagatgcggtttctccatgttggtcaggctggtctcgaactcccgacctcaggtgatctgcccacctcagcctcccaaagtgctgcgattacaggcgtgagccactgcgcccggcgcctctttttcttcccatcaCATATCTCCTATGTTTAAACGTCTCTTACCACCTATCTCCACCTACTAGAAAGTGAGCTTCATTAGGACATGAAGGTTTTGTTTGGCTTTGCTCACTGCTGTGGGTCCACTGCTAAAACAGAGCCTGGCATGGATTTAGgtgcaaaataaatattgactgaCTGAGTGAAAGACTGGATGGGTGAGTGGCTGAATGTCTCCTTGAGCGCAGCGTCTCACACTCCTACCCGCTGCCCTGCCTGGCAGAGCCCCTGTCACCTCTCCTCTTCTGGTAATGGCAAAGTCTGTTCACCCATCCCCTTCCTTGTCTCAGCACGTGTAGGCCTCCTCACCAAGAGCTCCTGGATTGATTTCTCTGCCCCAAATCTTCACCGCCACAAGATGCAGCCCATACTCCTCAGCCAATCAATCTCCTCGTGACCTGGGGCTCACCTTCCACCTTCCTTAGCAATTTCCCTCTCGCTGCTCCTGTCCCCCAGCCCGGGTCCCAGTCTCATTAGACCCCTGGTGTGTGCATGTCTACACCTTTCCCCACCTTGGTGGCTCAGCTCACCTTCTCCCTTTGCCTGGAGTGGCATCTCCCCTCATATAGGTCTAGTCCAATGTCACCTTCCTGGGACAACTGGCTTCGGCTCAGGCTAGAGGGCCCCTCCCTGCCTCAAGCCCCCCCAGCACATGGCAGCTGTCCCCCTTAAAGTCCTCATCACATCCTGCCTCAGGTTATGGCAAGTGACCGGCCCATCTTGGCTGCCTCCCCAGAGCGAGCTTTTATGGTCCCTGTGCTGGCTCAGAGAGGGCATCATAGATTCACTGAATGAAGAGATCAGTGACTGAATTAATGAATGGTCTGGCAGGCAGTGAACTCAGAGGCTTCCAAGAGGAGGGAGAAAGCTCCAGAGCATCAGAGGCAATGTCTAGATGGCAGAAGGAGGCTGGCATCAGTCCTTACAAATATAGGGATGTTCTCCAATGGTCAGAGGGCTCTGACTTGGAATGGGCTTACAGCTTCTcagcttctctccctctttcctggcCTCCTGCCCCTCTGTCCTTGTAAAGGATGGTGCCAATACGGAGTGTTCAGTCTCGCCAGCCTACCTACCTGGCCCAGGTCCAGGATGAAGCAGTCCCCAGTGTTGAAGCTGTCCCAGTTCAGTGCCCGCTCGGTGGCACGGATAttcttcttccccttcacctGGTAGAGTTTCTTGATGGCAGCTGGGGCTCCTGTGGAGGTCTTGTGAAATGCTGACTCCACACCACCTTCCTGCAGCCCAGACAGCCCATCTGAGTGGACTGACAGGAGACCCAGAGCCCTTTGCACCCCATCCCACTGGGAGACGGGCAGAAAGGTGGGGATCTAGCCCCAAAGGCACCCGGGTCTTCTGCAGGTTAAGAACCAGCCAGAAGCGGGGCTGGCTCTGAGAGAAGCTGCAGGGTGGGGGTGCCTGGAGGTAGGCTCTGACCTGGTACTTGAGGCCTCGTGGGAAGTAGCTCATGAAGAGGTCGGACTCATTGCCCTGCACCTCGCGGTGCTGCACAGGCCGCTCTCCCAGCAGCGTGTTGAGGTGCACAGCCAGCACGGCACAGGCCCCCTGCTCATCCCGGGATGACTGCTGACCTGGGACAAGTGGGAGAGGGCAGGGCAAGGCCCTTGTGATCCATGCCAgacccctccctcccctgcctgggCCTAACCTTCCCCCATCCAGATCCCCTTACCTATCCACAGGTGCAGATGGGAAACCTCTTCTGGGCCATTGTGCAGCACTAGGTAGGAGTCCCCCGAGAAGAAGATGCCCTGGTTCTCTCGTGCCACGGGCACTGGCTTCAGCTTCTCCACCCGCCACACATGCAGGCCTGGATCCTGCACTGAGCCTGGGAATGGAGAGCCACTGCGAGAAGAGAGAGGGTTGACAGCAGCCAGGACCCACTGGCCCAAGCACAGCCCTGGGCAGGCCTGGCGACTGCAGATGAGGAGAGCGGTGGGGAGGGGCAGCCCTTGGAGGTGAAGAAGGGGAAGTTGTGAAAGGAGATGGGGCATGCAGCTTACCTCTGGGGAATGGCTGTGTACATGCTGTCTTCAgatctggaaagaaagaagaagccaTTATTATTACAAATGCCGCAAAAAGGACCTCTTGCGTGGGGCTGGAGAGGGCCTTCCCACTGGCCAAGTACTTTCATATTCGTCAACTATTTCATCTCTAGGAGCCCTAGTTCCATTATGCAGACAAAGAAAATGAGTCTCAGAAATTCTAAGTCtaaggccacacacacacagttagtGAGTGGTTCATGGAAATAAGGTCTCTGACCCCTGGGCCAGGGTCTTCCCTCTTCTGAGAtctcacagaaattaaaataaaagcagaaattaacagaaaacagaaacaagagagaagagtaatgaatcttttttttttttttttttttttgagactgagtttcactctgttgcccaggctggagtgcagtggtccaatctcacctcactgcaacctccgcctcccgggttcaagtaatccgccggtctcagcctcccaagtagctggggttacaggcaccactatcacacctggctaatttttgtatttttagtagagacaggttttgccatgttgcccaggctggtgttgaactcctgacctcaagtgatttgcccacctcagcctcccaaagtgctgagattataggcatgaggcaccatgcctggcctcaagttggcttttttttttgaagacagagtctcactctgtcactcaggctggagtgcagtggtgtgatctcggctcactgcaacctctgcctcctgagtttgactgattcttgtgcctcagcttcccaagtagctgggattacacgcccacaccaccacgcctggctaatttttgtatttttagtaaagacagtgtttcaccatgttggccaggctggtcttaaactactgacctcagatgattcacccgcctcggcctcccaaagtgctgggattacaggcgtgagccactgcgcccagcaagtttttttttaaaaccaataaaattgataaatctttAGACAAACTGAttagcagaaagagaaaacacaagtCTCAATACAGAAATGAGAGATATGAGATCACCACAGattttacagatattaaaaggataaagagaatattataaaaactttatGCCAATATATTCAACCACTTAcataaaatgggcaaattcctTCAAAGATACAAATTATGAAAGTTCACTCAAGAAGACACAGATTATCTGAACAGTGCCCATAtctattaaggaaaataaatctgtAGTAAAAAACTCATTCCCCCCAAAACC
It encodes:
- the CAPG gene encoding macrophage-capping protein, encoding MYTAIPQSGSPFPGSVQDPGLHVWRVEKLKPVPVARENQGIFFSGDSYLVLHNGPEEVSHLHLWIGQQSSRDEQGACAVLAVHLNTLLGERPVQHREVQGNESDLFMSYFPRGLKYQEGGVESAFHKTSTGAPAAIKKLYQVKGKKNIRATERALNWDSFNTGDCFILDLGQNIFAWCGGKSNILERNKARDLALAIRDSERQGKAQVEIVTDGEEPAEMIQVLGPKPALKEGNPEEDLTADKANAQAAALYKVSDATGQMNLTKVADSSPFALELLISDDCFVLDNGLCGKIYIWKGRKANEKERQAALQVAEGFISRMQYALNTQVEILPQGRESPIFKQFFKDWK